Proteins encoded within one genomic window of Amorphoplanes friuliensis DSM 7358:
- a CDS encoding GAF domain-containing protein: MILPRRIRLVRSVGTPSPADGQAALRRITSLVAAGEGPQRVFEAVTTEASALLGDALIALTRFEGGGTDSVVVAQTGDHVPVGARLHLEGADGVAARMWRSGRAERIDDYTGIAGTTAADLGVRAVVAVPVIVDGSLWGALSVSSRTGPLPAGTEARLMTFAQLVAAAVVSAAARESFLTLAGEQAALLRVAALVAHQAGQTEIFEAVATEAARLIQDEATTLVRYEGDRTFTVLAHCNGPVPVGTRYTVPVDDGGTSNEMMRTLKPARLDRYDLFPDRSYYCQDLGIGSSVSVPIIVNGRLWGALGAVNEGRRLPANTEERLGKFAELVASALANVEARAELEHFAARQAALRRVAELVARGAVLAEVFDAVATEASNILGESPADLFRYDGTHCTVVATCRSSVPVGFRSRADGDSAGARVMRARRPLRFTTLDDTESADHAREFDVGALVAVPIVVEGRLWGGLATATRGEPPPADAEDRLAEFAELAAAAIANAENKEKLRASRARVVATANEVRQRLQRDVHDGAQQRLVQTVLSLKLGLDAADRGQDTVEMMREALEHAERATVELRDIVHGILPVALARGGLRAGIDSLVTAAPIPVDLDLSAQPQERLPSDVEVTAYFVVAEALTNVVKHAGATRVRVTVAGAADQLVVAVIDDGVGGADPRGGSGLTGLADRVEALDGTLTLRSARGAGTTVQVILPTRTRAGS; encoded by the coding sequence ATGATCTTGCCGCGTCGCATTCGGCTGGTGCGCTCCGTCGGCACGCCTTCTCCTGCCGACGGCCAAGCCGCCCTGCGGCGGATCACCTCGCTGGTGGCCGCCGGTGAAGGACCGCAACGGGTGTTCGAGGCCGTCACCACCGAGGCTTCCGCGTTGCTGGGCGACGCCCTCATCGCGCTGACGAGGTTCGAGGGAGGGGGCACCGACTCCGTCGTGGTCGCGCAGACCGGCGACCACGTTCCCGTCGGCGCCCGGCTGCACCTGGAGGGCGCTGACGGTGTCGCCGCCCGGATGTGGAGGTCGGGCCGCGCCGAGCGCATCGACGACTACACCGGCATTGCCGGGACGACGGCAGCAGATCTGGGCGTACGGGCCGTCGTGGCCGTTCCGGTGATCGTGGACGGAAGCCTGTGGGGCGCACTGAGCGTGAGCTCGAGGACCGGTCCGCTACCCGCCGGCACCGAGGCTCGCCTGATGACGTTCGCCCAGCTCGTCGCTGCCGCCGTGGTGAGCGCGGCCGCCCGCGAGAGCTTCCTGACCCTGGCCGGCGAGCAGGCGGCCCTGCTGCGGGTCGCGGCCCTGGTCGCGCACCAGGCCGGCCAGACCGAGATCTTCGAGGCCGTCGCCACCGAGGCCGCCCGCCTCATCCAGGACGAGGCGACCACCCTGGTCCGCTACGAGGGCGACCGCACCTTCACGGTGCTCGCCCACTGCAACGGTCCCGTCCCGGTCGGCACCCGATACACGGTCCCCGTCGACGACGGCGGCACCTCCAACGAGATGATGCGTACGCTGAAACCCGCGCGTCTGGACCGCTACGACCTGTTCCCCGACCGGAGCTACTACTGCCAGGATCTCGGCATCGGGTCGAGCGTCTCGGTTCCCATCATCGTCAACGGTCGGCTGTGGGGCGCCCTGGGCGCGGTGAACGAGGGCCGGCGGCTGCCGGCGAACACCGAGGAGCGCCTCGGCAAGTTCGCCGAGCTGGTCGCGTCGGCCCTGGCCAACGTCGAGGCGCGCGCCGAGCTCGAACACTTCGCCGCCCGGCAGGCCGCTCTGCGCCGCGTCGCCGAGCTCGTCGCCCGCGGAGCGGTCCTGGCCGAGGTGTTCGACGCCGTTGCGACCGAAGCCTCGAACATCCTCGGCGAATCACCGGCCGACCTCTTCCGGTACGACGGCACCCACTGCACGGTCGTCGCCACGTGCCGCAGTTCCGTACCGGTGGGTTTCCGGAGCCGGGCCGACGGCGACTCGGCCGGCGCACGGGTGATGCGGGCCCGGCGGCCGCTGCGGTTCACGACCCTGGACGATACCGAGTCGGCCGATCACGCGCGGGAGTTCGACGTCGGTGCGCTGGTGGCCGTGCCCATCGTGGTGGAAGGGCGATTGTGGGGAGGGCTGGCGACCGCCACCCGCGGCGAGCCGCCGCCGGCCGACGCCGAGGACCGGCTCGCCGAGTTCGCCGAACTCGCCGCCGCCGCCATCGCGAACGCCGAGAACAAGGAGAAGCTACGGGCATCGCGGGCGAGAGTGGTGGCGACGGCCAACGAGGTACGACAGCGGTTGCAGCGCGACGTGCACGACGGCGCCCAGCAGCGGCTCGTGCAGACCGTCCTGTCGCTCAAGCTCGGCCTGGACGCGGCGGACCGCGGCCAGGACACCGTCGAGATGATGCGGGAAGCACTCGAGCACGCCGAACGGGCCACGGTGGAACTGCGCGACATCGTGCACGGGATCCTTCCGGTGGCCCTGGCCCGCGGCGGCCTGCGCGCCGGGATCGACTCACTGGTCACCGCGGCCCCGATACCCGTGGACCTGGACCTGAGCGCCCAGCCGCAGGAGAGACTGCCCAGTGACGTCGAGGTGACCGCGTACTTCGTCGTCGCGGAGGCGCTGACCAACGTCGTCAAGCACGCGGGAGCCACGCGGGTGCGGGTGACCGTCGCGGGGGCAGCGGATCAGCTCGTGGTTGCGGTCATCGATGACGGCGTCGGTGGCGCCGATCCCCGGGGAGGCTCGGGTCTGACCGGCCTGGCCGACCGGGTCGAAGCGCTGGACGGCACCCTGACGCTTCGCAGCGCCCGTGGGGCGGGCACGACAGTGCAGGTCATCCTGCCGACGCGTACCCGGGCAGGCTCTTGA
- a CDS encoding response regulator transcription factor, whose product MTSTDAGRPLRVAIGEDDVLLREGVARILTDAGLEVVSRSGDADDLLHRTLAYRPDVVVADVHMPPGFTDDGLRAAMELRRRSPGIGVLILSQFCEPAYVMDLVGERPEGVGYLLKERVGDVTAFVDAVTRVAAGGSALDPEVVARMLGRRTREGPLQQLTPRELAVLAAMAEGLSNLGVAESLLISHASVEKHVTAIFRKLRIAPLDSENRRVQAVLTYLRTDDRRR is encoded by the coding sequence ATGACGAGCACTGACGCCGGCCGCCCGCTGCGGGTGGCGATCGGGGAGGACGACGTCCTGCTGCGCGAGGGTGTGGCCCGCATCCTCACCGACGCCGGTCTCGAGGTCGTCTCCCGGTCCGGCGACGCCGACGACCTGCTGCACCGCACGCTCGCCTATCGCCCGGACGTCGTCGTCGCCGACGTGCACATGCCTCCCGGGTTCACCGACGACGGCTTGCGCGCGGCGATGGAGCTGCGCCGGCGCTCACCGGGGATCGGGGTGCTGATCCTGTCGCAGTTCTGTGAACCCGCGTACGTGATGGACCTGGTCGGTGAGCGGCCCGAGGGGGTCGGCTATCTCCTCAAGGAACGGGTGGGTGACGTGACGGCGTTCGTTGATGCCGTCACCCGGGTCGCGGCCGGCGGCAGCGCCCTGGATCCGGAAGTGGTCGCCCGGATGCTCGGGCGCCGTACCAGGGAAGGTCCCCTGCAACAGCTGACACCCCGCGAGCTGGCCGTGCTCGCGGCGATGGCCGAGGGACTGTCCAATCTGGGAGTGGCGGAGAGCCTGCTCATCAGCCACGCCTCGGTCGAGAAGCATGTGACGGCGATCTTCCGCAAGCTGCGCATCGCTCCGCTGGACAGCGAGAACCGTCGCGTCCAAGCCGTGCTGACCTACCTGCGCACCGATGATCGCCGACGGTGA
- a CDS encoding response regulator has protein sequence MPGSILVVDDDASVRGLVVRILRSWGHTVIGEAGTVAEALAFALARQPGVVLVDIGLPDGDGFALTRQLRVDHPAVRVVIFSSDADPSNSAAAARAGAIGFFPKDELLSPALQRLIEDRTDDEH, from the coding sequence ATGCCCGGCTCCATCCTCGTCGTCGACGACGACGCGTCCGTCCGCGGACTCGTCGTGCGCATCCTGCGCAGCTGGGGCCACACCGTGATCGGTGAGGCCGGCACGGTCGCCGAGGCCCTCGCGTTTGCGCTGGCCCGGCAGCCCGGCGTCGTTCTGGTCGACATCGGCCTGCCCGACGGCGACGGGTTCGCCCTCACCCGGCAGCTGCGGGTCGATCATCCGGCGGTGCGCGTGGTCATCTTCTCCTCGGACGCCGACCCGTCGAACAGCGCGGCTGCCGCCCGGGCCGGCGCGATCGGCTTCTTCCCCAAGGACGAGCTGCTGAGCCCGGCTCTGCAACGACTCATCGAGGACCGGACCGATGACGAGCACTGA
- a CDS encoding alpha/beta fold hydrolase — translation MSTISVGTENTTSIDLYYEDHGSGPAVVLISGWPFDSRSWESQIHPLLTAGHRVIVYDRRGFGRSSRPVGGYDFDTLAADLDKLLTALDLREVTLVGLSLGTGEVARYIGVHGTGRLRSCVFIESLAPSFAKSAENPNGVDQAGVDGVQQAILHDRPAWLTGLLGDMLNLDDLLGSRVSEEAVRNLWNAGADASPEATWACPQTWLDDFHDDIKRVDVPALVLHGTADRILSIDGQGRRMHAALPDAHYVEIEGGPHLMCLSHADEVNRELLAFLATVAAR, via the coding sequence ATGTCCACCATCTCTGTCGGCACCGAGAACACGACGTCGATCGACCTCTACTACGAAGATCACGGAAGCGGACCGGCTGTCGTGCTGATCAGCGGCTGGCCGTTCGACAGCCGCTCCTGGGAATCGCAGATCCACCCGTTGCTCACCGCCGGCCACCGGGTGATCGTCTACGACCGGCGCGGTTTCGGCCGGTCCAGCCGACCGGTCGGCGGCTACGACTTCGACACGCTGGCCGCGGACCTCGACAAGCTGCTCACCGCACTCGACCTGCGCGAGGTCACGCTGGTCGGGTTGTCGCTGGGCACCGGCGAGGTCGCCCGCTACATCGGCGTCCACGGCACCGGACGGCTCAGGTCGTGCGTGTTCATCGAGAGCCTCGCACCCTCGTTCGCCAAGTCCGCCGAGAACCCGAACGGTGTCGACCAGGCCGGCGTCGACGGCGTCCAGCAGGCCATCCTGCACGACCGGCCGGCCTGGCTGACCGGCCTGCTCGGCGACATGCTCAACCTCGACGACCTGCTCGGCAGCCGCGTCAGCGAGGAAGCCGTCCGCAACCTGTGGAACGCCGGCGCTGACGCCTCCCCCGAGGCGACCTGGGCCTGCCCGCAGACCTGGCTGGACGACTTCCACGACGACATCAAGCGGGTCGACGTCCCGGCGCTGGTGCTGCACGGCACCGCCGACCGCATCCTGTCGATCGACGGCCAGGGACGGCGCATGCACGCGGCCCTGCCCGACGCGCACTACGTCGAGATCGAGGGCGGACCGCACCTGATGTGTCTGAGCCACGCCGACGAGGTCAACCGCGAACTGCTCGCCTTCCTCGCCACCGTGGCGGCGCGGTGA
- a CDS encoding alpha/beta fold hydrolase, translating into MFDGFARHDLQTSRGPIFARVAGQGPPVLLLHGYPQTHVMWHTAADLLQKHFTVVVADLPGYGESFRPVPAADHTPHSKRALAVDLVQAMGLLGHERFAVAGHDRGGRVAYRMALDHPDRVTAAAVIDVVPTGDVWARADAKMALGYWHWAFLAQPAPLPERLIAADPDAFFDFHVRALGLGRAPDRYPADLMAGYRALLDDAGTVQAICEDYRAGAGVDREHDDADRGVRRIECPLLALWSANGALPRFYGDVLDVWRPWADDVTGQAMPASHFVVEDQPEATAEALTEFLLRKPSAFPIP; encoded by the coding sequence ATGTTCGACGGGTTCGCGCGGCACGACCTGCAGACCTCCCGCGGACCGATCTTCGCCCGGGTTGCCGGGCAGGGGCCGCCGGTGCTCCTGCTGCACGGTTATCCCCAGACCCACGTCATGTGGCACACCGCCGCGGACCTGCTGCAAAAGCACTTCACCGTCGTCGTGGCGGACCTGCCCGGGTACGGGGAATCGTTTCGGCCCGTGCCGGCGGCGGACCACACGCCGCACTCCAAGCGGGCGCTCGCCGTGGACCTCGTCCAGGCCATGGGCTTACTCGGTCACGAGCGGTTCGCCGTGGCGGGACACGACCGGGGCGGCCGGGTCGCGTACCGGATGGCTCTGGACCACCCGGACCGGGTGACCGCCGCCGCGGTCATCGATGTTGTGCCCACCGGTGACGTGTGGGCCCGCGCCGACGCGAAGATGGCCCTCGGCTACTGGCACTGGGCGTTCCTGGCCCAGCCGGCGCCGCTGCCCGAGCGTCTCATCGCCGCCGACCCGGACGCCTTTTTCGACTTCCACGTCAGGGCCCTCGGTCTCGGGCGCGCACCGGACCGGTACCCGGCCGACCTGATGGCCGGGTACCGCGCACTGCTCGATGACGCGGGCACCGTCCAGGCCATCTGCGAGGACTACCGGGCCGGCGCCGGCGTGGACCGCGAGCACGACGACGCCGACCGGGGCGTCCGCAGGATCGAGTGCCCGCTGCTCGCCCTGTGGAGCGCGAACGGGGCACTGCCCCGCTTCTACGGCGACGTGCTCGACGTCTGGAGGCCCTGGGCCGACGACGTCACCGGGCAAGCGATGCCGGCCAGTCACTTCGTCGTCGAGGACCAGCCGGAGGCGACCGCCGAGGCCCTCACGGAGTTCCTGCTGCGCAAGCCGTCAGCTTTCCCGATCCCCTGA
- a CDS encoding cupin domain-containing protein has translation MSSDAVEQADELAAKLKRTETLRRGSSIPGRDIVQVRTEIPAGVESGWHIHPGEEVGYIVAGTVRMEIRDQPTLTLHPGDGFLIPPRTPHNATDLGPDTGLMLSTYLVETGQPLATFVH, from the coding sequence ATGTCGTCCGACGCTGTCGAGCAGGCCGACGAACTCGCCGCCAAGCTCAAGCGCACCGAGACCCTGCGCCGGGGCTCCTCCATCCCCGGCCGCGACATCGTCCAGGTCCGCACCGAGATCCCCGCCGGTGTCGAGTCCGGCTGGCACATCCACCCGGGCGAGGAGGTCGGCTACATCGTCGCCGGAACGGTCCGCATGGAGATCCGCGACCAGCCCACGCTCACCCTGCACCCGGGTGACGGCTTCCTGATCCCGCCGCGGACCCCGCACAACGCCACCGACCTCGGCCCCGACACCGGGCTGATGCTCTCGACGTACCTCGTCGAGACCGGACAGCCCCTGGCCACCTTCGTGCACTGA
- a CDS encoding alpha/beta fold hydrolase translates to MKPTVILVHGAYAESSSWTGVLEPLVTAGHRVIAFATPLRGVATDAALLSELVATIEGPVLLAGHSYGGAVITNITADPGHVIGAVYIAGFALEPGESCADASALAPGSTLAETLVPVPSAAGGADTYIAAEKYHHQFAADLSVEQARLMAITQRPVTDRALAEPSGDQPLWQSVPSWFLFGELDHNIPAGAHRIMAARAKARNTVEIAGASHVVGISHPAETAQIILEAAGSSGTESEGQRTP, encoded by the coding sequence ATGAAACCCACGGTGATCCTCGTTCATGGCGCTTACGCAGAGTCGTCCAGCTGGACCGGTGTCCTGGAACCCTTGGTGACCGCCGGGCACAGGGTGATCGCCTTCGCCACCCCGCTGCGTGGGGTGGCAACCGATGCGGCGCTGCTCAGTGAACTCGTCGCCACCATCGAGGGACCGGTGCTGCTGGCCGGCCACTCCTACGGCGGCGCGGTCATCACCAACATCACGGCCGATCCGGGGCACGTGATCGGCGCCGTCTACATCGCCGGCTTCGCGCTCGAGCCGGGAGAGAGCTGCGCCGACGCCTCCGCGCTGGCACCCGGGTCGACCCTGGCCGAGACTCTCGTACCCGTGCCGTCGGCCGCCGGCGGCGCGGACACCTACATCGCCGCTGAGAAGTACCACCACCAGTTCGCCGCGGATCTGTCCGTCGAGCAGGCCCGGCTCATGGCGATCACCCAGCGCCCGGTCACCGACCGGGCCCTGGCCGAACCGTCGGGTGACCAGCCGCTGTGGCAGTCGGTGCCCAGCTGGTTCCTGTTCGGCGAGCTCGACCACAACATCCCGGCCGGCGCCCACCGGATCATGGCCGCCCGGGCGAAAGCCCGCAACACGGTCGAGATCGCGGGTGCCTCGCACGTGGTCGGCATCTCCCATCCGGCCGAGACCGCACAAATCATCCTCGAAGCCGCCGGAAGCAGCGGAACCGAAAGCGAAGGGCAGCGCACCCCATGA
- a CDS encoding alpha/beta fold hydrolase, with protein MNEQNENHPAGRRGASRRTVLGAGTGAALTAAAVVGTGSSPANAAPHAGGGRSGTRIPVAPGVEVNVSDLDGGRRGTVVFVPGWPLASTTFEYNYLFLADHGYRAIGLDLRGFGLSDAPYGPYTYDVWARDILKVLEALSLRDVTLVGHSMGGAIALRHAARFGSRVGKLVLAEASAPRYVYGPQSADLAAGINGLISGYATDRAATIRGLTANFFSTHTDITTDPFLQFFERQCLDQASLQASRAGLIALRDDDLTADMARVKVPTRVFHAINDKIVPLDHGQALAAGIRDARLITFATAGHAVYVDERDKFNAELLTFIR; from the coding sequence ATGAACGAGCAGAACGAGAACCACCCGGCCGGCCGGCGCGGCGCCTCCCGTCGCACCGTGCTGGGCGCCGGCACGGGAGCAGCGCTGACCGCGGCGGCCGTCGTCGGGACCGGGTCGTCACCGGCGAACGCCGCTCCGCACGCCGGCGGTGGCCGCAGCGGCACCCGCATCCCGGTGGCCCCGGGCGTCGAGGTCAACGTCTCCGACCTCGACGGCGGGCGCCGCGGCACGGTCGTGTTCGTTCCCGGCTGGCCCCTGGCCTCGACGACCTTCGAGTACAACTACCTGTTCCTCGCCGACCACGGGTACCGGGCCATCGGGCTGGACCTGCGGGGTTTCGGGCTGTCCGACGCCCCGTACGGCCCGTACACCTACGACGTGTGGGCGCGCGACATCCTCAAAGTTCTCGAGGCGTTGTCGCTGCGTGACGTCACGCTGGTCGGGCACTCGATGGGCGGCGCCATCGCGCTTCGTCACGCCGCCCGTTTCGGCAGCCGGGTGGGCAAGCTGGTGCTGGCCGAAGCGTCGGCTCCCCGCTACGTGTACGGACCGCAGTCCGCCGACCTCGCCGCCGGGATCAACGGCCTGATCTCGGGTTACGCCACCGACCGGGCGGCGACGATCCGTGGCCTGACGGCGAACTTCTTCTCCACCCACACCGACATCACCACAGACCCGTTCCTGCAGTTCTTCGAACGCCAGTGCCTCGATCAGGCCTCGCTGCAGGCCAGCCGGGCCGGTCTGATCGCCCTGCGCGACGACGACCTGACCGCAGACATGGCCCGGGTGAAGGTGCCGACCCGGGTCTTCCACGCCATCAACGACAAGATCGTTCCCCTGGACCACGGTCAGGCACTCGCCGCGGGGATCCGCGACGCACGCCTGATCACCTTCGCCACCGCCGGGCACGCCGTCTACGTGGACGAACGCGACAAGTTCAACGCCGAACTGCTCACGTTCATCCGCTGA
- a CDS encoding potassium-tellurite ethidium and proflavin transporter, producing MIWYARDVVRGGRLRTELKDPVFAPFTALVVIVPMLLGVALGGHARAAGEAVFLVALVLTVALGGWLSGEWIIADLQLAQWHPGYFLPTVAGGLIAAGGSAAFGHGTLAMLMFGYGVICWLVLGSIILLRLFTAPTLPMALRPTIAIEVAPPAVAGNAWFLINGGHLDAISAGLAGYAVLMVLVQLRMIPVYRQVPFGPGWWAYSFSYAAVVTLAVGWLGAEPVPGRTAWIAVLLGVLTVAVVALSIPTVRRLAQGSYLPSTAREPAQRS from the coding sequence GTGATCTGGTACGCCAGAGATGTCGTACGAGGCGGCCGGCTCAGAACCGAACTGAAGGACCCGGTCTTCGCGCCGTTCACCGCACTGGTCGTGATCGTGCCGATGTTGCTCGGGGTGGCCCTCGGGGGCCATGCCCGGGCGGCCGGTGAAGCCGTCTTCCTGGTGGCCCTGGTGCTGACCGTGGCACTCGGCGGCTGGCTCTCCGGCGAATGGATCATCGCCGACCTGCAGCTCGCCCAGTGGCACCCCGGATACTTCCTGCCGACTGTCGCCGGCGGCCTGATCGCCGCCGGCGGCAGCGCGGCGTTCGGACACGGCACCCTGGCCATGCTGATGTTCGGCTACGGCGTCATCTGCTGGCTCGTCCTGGGCTCGATCATCCTGCTCCGGCTCTTCACCGCGCCCACGTTGCCGATGGCACTGCGCCCGACGATCGCGATCGAGGTGGCACCGCCGGCCGTCGCGGGCAACGCCTGGTTCCTCATCAACGGCGGGCACCTCGACGCCATCAGCGCCGGGCTGGCCGGATACGCCGTCCTGATGGTTCTGGTGCAACTGCGGATGATCCCGGTCTACCGCCAGGTTCCGTTCGGACCGGGCTGGTGGGCCTACTCCTTCTCGTACGCGGCGGTGGTCACCCTGGCCGTCGGCTGGCTGGGCGCGGAGCCTGTCCCGGGCCGTACCGCCTGGATCGCCGTCCTGCTGGGGGTGCTCACCGTCGCCGTCGTCGCACTGAGCATCCCCACCGTCCGGCGCCTCGCACAAGGCTCGTATCTGCCATCGACGGCCAGGGAGCCGGCACAGCGTTCCTGA
- a CDS encoding SDR family NAD(P)-dependent oxidoreductase, with translation MRVTTPYGAKSTADEVSEGIDLTGKRAVVTGGASGIGVETARTLARRGASVTLAVRDVERGRKVADDIGPGVEVRPLELTDYASIAAFAEGWEGPLHLLVNNAGVMALPSLTPDPQGWEFQFATNHLGHFCLTTRLHSALAAAGGARVVSLSSSAHLFSPVVFDDINFKFRPYDATLAYAQSKTAVNLFAVAATERWRNDGITVNAANPGAIVTPLQRHVGGKLATPVELQKTTEQGASTSVLLAVSPLLAGIGGRYFNDNQEGVPTDQRPAEVEELVRSVAPYSLDPENAERLWVLSAAAVGRTGS, from the coding sequence ATGCGCGTCACCACGCCTTATGGGGCCAAGTCGACAGCCGATGAGGTTTCGGAGGGCATCGATCTGACCGGCAAGCGGGCTGTGGTCACCGGCGGGGCTTCCGGCATCGGCGTCGAGACGGCCCGCACGCTGGCTCGCCGCGGGGCGTCGGTCACGCTTGCGGTGCGCGACGTCGAGCGTGGCCGCAAGGTGGCCGACGACATCGGCCCTGGTGTCGAGGTGCGGCCGTTGGAGCTGACCGACTACGCGTCGATCGCCGCGTTCGCCGAGGGCTGGGAAGGCCCGTTGCACCTGCTGGTGAACAACGCGGGTGTGATGGCCCTGCCGTCGCTGACACCGGACCCGCAGGGGTGGGAGTTCCAGTTCGCGACCAATCACCTCGGCCACTTCTGCCTCACCACGCGGCTGCACTCCGCGCTGGCCGCGGCCGGCGGGGCCCGGGTGGTCAGCCTCAGCTCGTCCGCTCACCTGTTCTCACCGGTCGTCTTCGACGACATCAACTTCAAGTTCCGTCCGTACGACGCCACGCTCGCGTACGCGCAGTCGAAGACGGCGGTGAACCTGTTCGCTGTGGCGGCCACCGAGCGCTGGCGCAACGACGGCATCACCGTGAACGCGGCCAACCCCGGTGCCATCGTGACGCCGTTGCAGCGCCATGTGGGCGGCAAGCTCGCCACCCCGGTGGAGCTGCAGAAGACCACCGAGCAGGGTGCCTCGACGTCGGTGCTGCTGGCCGTCTCGCCGCTGCTGGCCGGGATCGGCGGGCGCTACTTCAACGACAACCAGGAAGGCGTACCCACCGATCAGCGGCCCGCCGAGGTCGAGGAGCTGGTCCGGAGCGTGGCGCCGTATTCGCTGGACCCGGAGAACGCCGAGCGGCTCTGGGTGTTGTCCGCCGCAGCCGTCGGCCGCACCGGCTCGTGA
- a CDS encoding class I SAM-dependent methyltransferase, which produces MAAVFDQVAGVYDNVGVPWFTPIAEELVRLAAPTNGERALDAGCGRGAATAALARAVGPGGHVTGVDLSPRMAEMCAADIAALGLTNVDVQVLDASSPSLPAAAYDLVVASLVVFFLPDPLAALTAWKRLLVPGGRLAISTFGGRDQVWETVDATFQPYLPAGMLDARTTGAAGPFASDAGVEELVAAAGYTGVRTSHVDIEVTFADVDEWYTFSRSHGQRAMWDAIAATDHNTVKATAADHLEQARGADGRIHLHQQVRSTLATAG; this is translated from the coding sequence GTGGCGGCGGTGTTCGACCAGGTTGCCGGCGTCTACGACAACGTGGGCGTGCCGTGGTTCACCCCCATCGCGGAGGAGTTGGTCCGGCTCGCAGCACCCACGAACGGGGAGCGGGCCCTCGATGCCGGATGTGGACGGGGTGCGGCCACCGCCGCCCTGGCCCGGGCGGTGGGCCCGGGCGGTCACGTGACGGGCGTCGACCTGTCGCCGCGCATGGCGGAGATGTGCGCGGCCGACATCGCCGCCCTCGGCCTGACAAACGTCGACGTTCAGGTCCTCGACGCCTCGTCACCATCGCTACCGGCCGCCGCGTACGACCTCGTGGTGGCGTCCTTGGTGGTGTTCTTCCTGCCCGATCCGCTCGCCGCCCTCACCGCCTGGAAGCGCCTGCTCGTGCCCGGCGGCCGGCTGGCGATCTCGACCTTCGGCGGCCGCGATCAGGTGTGGGAGACGGTCGACGCGACGTTCCAGCCCTACCTGCCGGCGGGGATGCTCGACGCCCGGACCACAGGCGCCGCGGGACCCTTCGCCAGCGACGCCGGTGTCGAGGAACTGGTCGCGGCGGCTGGATACACCGGCGTACGGACGTCCCACGTCGACATCGAGGTGACCTTCGCCGACGTCGACGAGTGGTACACGTTCAGCCGCTCACACGGCCAGCGGGCGATGTGGGACGCCATCGCGGCCACCGACCACAACACCGTCAAGGCCACCGCCGCCGATCACCTCGAGCAGGCCCGCGGCGCCGACGGCCGCATCCACCTGCACCAACAGGTGCGCTCAACCCTCGCCACGGCTGGATGA
- a CDS encoding alpha/beta fold hydrolase: protein MTSTFEGITHHNAKINGTDLHYVSAGTAGSPILLVHGWPESWWAFRAVVPLLAATHRVFAVDLRGFGDSGTDTGDYDMATMAEDLHQLVAHLGVGPVHVTCQDISGGPVFEFAASHPADTLSFTGVETTLPGYGLEMLADVVNGGSWHVGFLAATGIPELFLAGRERVMLDWAVSVMSAVPGAVTEADLEEFTRTYARPGGWRGTEGLYRSSLTSAGRIRALAESRPLTVPVLAVNGINAPFTERTLRQVAANVTAVTIPDVGHLVAQEAPAAFAATVGEFVDRVDQGA from the coding sequence ATGACCAGCACGTTCGAGGGCATCACTCACCACAACGCCAAGATCAACGGCACCGATCTGCACTACGTCTCAGCGGGTACCGCCGGCTCTCCGATCCTGCTGGTGCACGGCTGGCCGGAGTCGTGGTGGGCCTTCCGCGCCGTTGTTCCGCTGCTCGCCGCCACCCACCGGGTGTTCGCCGTCGACCTGCGAGGCTTCGGTGACTCCGGCACCGACACCGGCGATTACGACATGGCCACGATGGCCGAGGACCTGCACCAGCTGGTCGCCCACCTCGGCGTCGGGCCGGTGCACGTGACCTGCCAGGACATCAGCGGCGGGCCGGTCTTCGAGTTCGCGGCCTCACACCCCGCCGACACCCTCAGCTTCACCGGCGTCGAGACAACCCTCCCCGGGTACGGGTTGGAGATGCTGGCCGACGTGGTCAACGGAGGCTCCTGGCACGTGGGTTTCCTCGCTGCTACAGGGATCCCGGAGCTGTTCCTGGCCGGGCGCGAGCGCGTGATGCTCGACTGGGCCGTCTCGGTGATGAGCGCGGTGCCGGGTGCCGTCACCGAGGCTGACCTCGAAGAATTCACCCGCACGTACGCCCGCCCAGGCGGATGGCGGGGGACCGAGGGCCTCTACCGCTCCTCGCTGACCAGCGCCGGCCGCATCCGGGCACTGGCCGAGTCGCGGCCTCTGACCGTCCCCGTGCTCGCGGTCAACGGGATCAACGCCCCCTTCACCGAACGAACACTGCGCCAGGTCGCCGCCAACGTCACCGCAGTCACGATCCCGGACGTCGGCCACCTCGTCGCCCAGGAAGCACCGGCCGCATTCGCAGCCACGGTCGGCGAGTTCGTCGACCGTGTCGACCAGGGCGCCTGA